The DNA window CTTCGCGGCGTGCAACGTGAAGACCAACAACAAGCTCGGCGCCTGGTCCTCCGGCAACGACGTCGTCCCCCTCGACAAGCCCGGCAAGATGTGGTTCTTCTGCAGCATCAACGACCACTGCAACAACGGCATGAAGCTCGTCATCAACGTcgtcggcgacggcgccgccccggccccggccccggTGCAGCCggctccgccgccgtcgtccgccCCCGTCATGGGCTACACGGCCGGCGCCGCGGTCGCCGTGGCCGGCGCCGTGGTCGCGGTGGTGCTCGCGTTCTAGGACGGTTGCATAAGGATCGTTACATGACTTCATTTCGTGTGTGGTCCggtcatttttttttcttgttcGGCGAATTACCGTCGTTTGGATTT is part of the Panicum hallii strain FIL2 chromosome 2, PHallii_v3.1, whole genome shotgun sequence genome and encodes:
- the LOC112880073 gene encoding basic blue protein-like, producing MAAHRQVLLFLAVVFAVASLASATEWKVGDDGGWRAQFNKTGWADGKTFRVGDTLLFKYIKGNHTVIQVGKEDFAACNVKTNNKLGAWSSGNDVVPLDKPGKMWFFCSINDHCNNGMKLVINVVGDGAAPAPAPVQPAPPPSSAPVMGYTAGAAVAVAGAVVAVVLAF